In Harpia harpyja isolate bHarHar1 chromosome Z, bHarHar1 primary haplotype, whole genome shotgun sequence, a single window of DNA contains:
- the F2R gene encoding proteinase-activated receptor 1 translates to MGPRALPALLCALAVLGCPRPPPAAAARVASPHNSSIPQIRSFVLSFVSHQDDPIPTEGDTENDLEVGSGATNETGLFLREQRTVSVQTARYLTSPWLTRFVPSVYTLVLVLSLPLNITAILVFLKKMKIEKPAVVYMLNLALADVLFVSVLPFKIAYHFSGNNWVFGPHLCRFITAAFYCNMYCSIMLMTSISFDRFLAVVYPMQSLGWRTLTRASLICFIIWLVAIIGVIPFLIREQTMEIPKLNITTCHDVLRESELHGYYLHFFSIFSSVFFVVPFIISTVCYVCIIRCLSSSTIVAKQNKKTRALLLCVAVFSVFVICFGPTNVLLLIHYIHFSYDNSLEYLYFAYLLCVCVSSISCCIDPFIYYYASSQYQRQFFSLFNCKKTLHPNSSNSSGQSMSTTSRRATCSTNVNNSVYRKLLAMH, encoded by the exons ATGGGGCCGCGGGCGCTGCCCGCGCTGCTCTGCGCCCTGGCCGTCCTCGGctgcccgcgcccgccgcccgccgccgcggcccgcgTCG cCTCCCCACATAACAGTAGTATACCACAGATCAGAAGTTTTGTACTCTCTTTTGTAAGTCACCAGGATGACCCTATACCTACTGAAGGTGATACTGAAAATGACTTGGAAGTTGGATCCGGAGCCACCAATGAGACTGGATTGTTCCTACGTGAACAACGAACAGTGTCAGTGCAGACAGCAAGATACCTCACGAGTCCGTGGCTGACGCGTTTTGTTCCTTCAGTTTACACCTTAGTGCTTGTGCTGAGTCTCCCTCTGAACATTACAGCGATACTcgtgtttctgaaaaaaatgaaaattgaaaagcCAGCTGTAGTGTACATGCTGAATTTGGCCCTTGCAGATGTCCTGTTTGTAAGTGTGCTTCCTTTTAAGATTGCTTATCACTTTTCTGGAAACAACTGGGTTTTTGGACCTCACTTGTGCCGTTTCATCACTGCTGCCTTCTACTGTAACATGTACTGTTCAATAATGCTTATGACGAGCATAAGCTTCGATCGCTTCTTAGCGGTGGTGTATCCCATGCAGTCTCTTGGGTGGCGTACATTAACACGTGCCTCGCTGATTTGTTTCATCATATGGCTTGTAGCAATAATTGGTGTTATACCTTTTCTCATCAGAGAGCAGACAATGGAAATACCCAAGTTAAATATAACTACTTGCCACGATGTGCTAAGAGAATCTGAACTTCACGGCTATTACCTCCActtcttctccatcttctcttctgtgttttttgtAGTGCCATTTATAATTTCTACTGTCTGTTACGTGTGTATCATTCGATGTCTTAGTTCTTCTACCAttgttgcaaaacaaaataagaagaCACGTGCCTTGCTCTTGTGTGtggctgttttttctgtttttgttatTTGCTTTGGACCAACAAATGTCCTCCTATTAATTCATTATATCCATTTTTCTTATGATAACAGCTTAGAGTATCTCTACTTTGCCTATCTACTCTGTGTTTGTGTAAGCAGCATTAGCTGTTGCATTGACCCTTTTATTTACTACTATGCTTCTTCTCAGTATCAGAGACAATTTTTCAGTCTCTTCAATTGTAAAAAGACTTTACATCCTAACAGTAGTAACAGTAGTGGCCAGTCAATGTCTACCACAAGTAGAAGGGCTACGTGCTCTACTAATGTGAATAACAGTGTCTACAGGAAATTACTAGCAATGCATTGA